A genomic segment from Salvia splendens isolate huo1 chromosome 13, SspV2, whole genome shotgun sequence encodes:
- the LOC121761452 gene encoding uncharacterized protein LOC121761452 produces the protein MATENYDMCPFEAMDHLWFHQIVISSKPPNYSSKHISQISVTIPNQQIPSSSSAVASSQVASKRQESDHVEETSTTSTPRCEDRAAKLYLVSTKTRPPRSLQKQCSRTSMRKALSSADLELEEVRGFMDLGFDFKEHNLSRHMISLIPGLQRIKSHEQDLGSRIDVDEEKNGKFMRPYWSESWLVKMLDSPLILSLRISDDSDKVKKHLKDWARMVAATIHQES, from the exons ATGGCAACCGAGAATTATGATATGTGCCCATTTGAGGCCATGGATCACCTCTGGTTTCACCAGATTGTTATTTCCTCAAAACCACCAAATTATTCATCAAAACACATCTCCCAAATTTCAGTCACAATCCCAAACCAACAAATCCCTTCATCATCTTCTGCAGTAGCTTCCTCACAG GTTGCGAGCAAGAGGCAAGAAAGTGATCATGTTGAGGAAACTAGTACTACATCTACTCCTAGATGTGAGGATAGAGCAGCAAAGTTATACCTAGTTTCGACGAAAACTAGGCCACCAAGATCACTCCAAAAACAATGTTCAAGAACCTCAATGCGGAAAGCTCTGAGCTCAGCCGATCTCGAGCTTGAAGAAGTGAGAGGGTTCATGGATTTAGGGTTTGATTTCAAGGAGCACAACTTAAGCAGGCATATGATCAGCCTGATCCCCGGATTACAGAGAATCAAATCCCATGAGCAAGATTTAGGGAGTCGTATTGATGTTGatgaagaaaaaaatggaaaattcaTGAGGCCATATTGGTCGGAGTCATGGCTGGTGAAAATGTTAGATTCTCCATTGATACTGAGTTTAAGGATTTCGGATGATTCGGACAAGGTGAAGAAGCATTTGAAGGATTGGGCTCGAATGGTGGCAGCAACCATCCACCAAGAATCTTGA